A genomic window from Qipengyuania oceanensis includes:
- a CDS encoding VOC family protein gives MSGLALATFLVPDYDVAIAFFRDALDFAVVEDSDLGDGKRWVVVGGASGGRLLLARAANEQQRAVIGKQAGGRVGWFLHTEDFAADHRRMVSWGVEFTEEPRHETYGTVAVFRDPWGNPWDLIEQRKAA, from the coding sequence GTGAGCGGACTCGCCCTCGCCACCTTCCTCGTCCCCGATTACGACGTAGCCATCGCCTTCTTTCGCGACGCGCTGGATTTCGCGGTCGTGGAAGACAGCGATCTGGGCGACGGGAAGCGCTGGGTCGTGGTTGGCGGGGCCAGCGGCGGCAGGCTGCTCCTCGCGCGGGCAGCAAACGAGCAGCAGCGGGCGGTCATCGGCAAGCAGGCAGGCGGGCGCGTCGGATGGTTTCTCCATACGGAAGACTTTGCCGCCGATCACCGCCGCATGGTATCCTGGGGCGTGGAGTTCACCGAGGAACCGCGCCATGAAACCTACGGCACGGTGGCGGTCTTCAGGGATCCCTGGGGCAATCCGTGGGACCTGATCGAACAGAGGAAAGCAGCATGA
- a CDS encoding enoyl-CoA hydratase/isomerase family protein, translating to MTDEVQIHTHGAAGHISLNRPKALHALTLPMCHAMSAALSKWAGDDDIKAVILDHAEGRGFCAGGDIAFLRDSALNDGGASGRKFFHDEYQLNHQLFTYEKPTVAFMDGITMGGGVGIAMPCQYRVATENTRFAMPETGIGLFPDVGGGWYLSRLGGRTGQFLALTGARLDGAECHFLGLATHYLPADKLTEAKARIIDNPDRIAGILSELSITPPEPRIEANCDRINRHFASDRYEDILASLEAEDNEWAAKELATLGTKSPQTCKVALRQLATSATLDDFADNMAMEYRIASRVLTRPDFAEGVRAVITDKTNDPQWDPATPEGVSDELIDGIFAPLPDDEEWKPL from the coding sequence ATGACCGACGAGGTCCAGATCCACACGCACGGGGCTGCGGGTCATATCTCGCTCAACCGGCCAAAGGCGCTGCACGCGCTGACGCTTCCCATGTGCCACGCCATGAGCGCAGCGCTGAGCAAATGGGCGGGCGACGACGACATCAAGGCGGTGATCCTCGATCATGCCGAAGGGCGCGGTTTCTGCGCGGGCGGCGACATCGCCTTCCTGCGCGATTCCGCGCTGAACGATGGCGGCGCCTCGGGGCGCAAGTTCTTCCACGACGAGTACCAGCTCAACCACCAGCTGTTCACCTACGAAAAGCCGACGGTGGCCTTCATGGACGGGATCACCATGGGTGGCGGCGTGGGCATCGCCATGCCCTGCCAATACCGTGTCGCGACAGAGAACACGCGGTTCGCCATGCCGGAAACCGGCATCGGCCTGTTCCCGGACGTAGGCGGCGGCTGGTACCTGTCGCGCCTCGGCGGACGGACGGGCCAGTTCCTTGCGCTGACCGGTGCGCGGCTCGACGGGGCGGAGTGCCACTTCCTCGGCCTTGCCACGCATTACCTGCCCGCCGACAAGCTGACCGAAGCAAAGGCGCGGATCATCGACAATCCCGATCGCATTGCGGGCATATTGTCGGAGCTGTCGATCACCCCGCCCGAGCCGCGGATCGAGGCCAATTGCGACCGCATCAACCGGCATTTCGCTTCCGACCGGTACGAGGATATCCTCGCGAGCCTGGAAGCCGAGGACAACGAATGGGCGGCGAAGGAACTCGCGACGCTCGGCACCAAGAGTCCGCAGACCTGCAAGGTCGCGCTGCGCCAGCTGGCCACGAGCGCCACGCTCGACGATTTCGCGGACAACATGGCCATGGAGTACCGCATCGCCAGCCGGGTGCTGACCCGGCCCGATTTCGCCGAGGGCGTGCGCGCCGTCATCACCGACAAGACCAACGACCCCCAATGGGACCCGGCAACGCCCGAGGGCGTGAGCGACGAGCTGATCGACGGCATCTTCGCCCCGCTTCCCGACGATGAGGAATGGAAACCGCTATGA
- a CDS encoding enoyl-CoA hydratase-related protein, with the protein MSTQSNSYETITVETRDAVTLITLNRPQALNALNSKVLEELIDAFAAYQADESQLCAVLTGSGDKAFAAGADIKEMSEKAAADFYLDDFFSPWTSEIVKKTRKPWIAAVNGFALGGGCELAMMADFIIASENAKFGQPEINLGVAPGMGGSQRLTRAIGKSKSMEMCLTGRMMGAEEAERSNLVARVVPHDSLIDEALKTAATIASKPPMAVIANKEMVNSAFEMTLDQGLIVERRIFQILTASEDKKEGMEAFIEKREGKWKGR; encoded by the coding sequence ATGAGCACGCAATCCAACAGTTACGAAACCATCACCGTCGAAACCCGTGACGCGGTCACGCTGATCACGCTCAACCGTCCGCAGGCGCTCAATGCCTTGAACAGCAAGGTGCTCGAGGAACTGATCGATGCCTTCGCCGCCTACCAGGCCGACGAAAGCCAGCTGTGCGCGGTGCTGACCGGATCGGGCGACAAGGCCTTTGCCGCCGGCGCCGACATCAAGGAGATGAGCGAGAAGGCGGCGGCCGACTTCTACCTCGACGACTTCTTCTCGCCCTGGACGTCGGAGATCGTCAAGAAGACCCGCAAGCCGTGGATCGCCGCGGTCAACGGCTTCGCGCTGGGAGGCGGCTGCGAGCTCGCCATGATGGCCGATTTCATCATCGCCTCGGAAAACGCCAAGTTCGGCCAGCCCGAAATCAACTTGGGCGTCGCGCCGGGCATGGGCGGCAGCCAGCGCCTGACCCGTGCGATCGGCAAGTCGAAGTCGATGGAAATGTGCCTCACCGGCAGGATGATGGGTGCAGAAGAAGCCGAGCGCAGCAATCTGGTCGCGCGCGTCGTGCCGCACGACAGCCTCATCGACGAAGCGCTGAAGACTGCCGCGACCATCGCCAGCAAGCCGCCGATGGCCGTCATCGCGAACAAGGAAATGGTCAATTCGGCTTTCGAAATGACGCTCGACCAGGGTCTGATCGTCGAACGCCGCATCTTCCAGATCCTCACCGCGAGCGAGGACAAGAAGGAAGGTATGGAAGCCTTCATCGAGAAGCGCGAAGGGAAATGGAAAGGACGCTAG
- the mmsB gene encoding 3-hydroxyisobutyrate dehydrogenase: MKIAFIGLGNMGGGMAANLAKAGHEVRAFDLSQEALKTAEANGCTTFSSARDAAEDCEAVVSMLPNGAIVRDLYTSDIIGQAPNDAILLDCSTIDVATAKDVANRAADEGYAMVDAPVSGGIAAANGGTLTFMVGGTEEAFKRAEPILQAMGKAVIHAGDSGAGQTAKICNNMLLAISMIGTAEAMKMAEKLGLDPQKFYEISSQSSGYCWSLNAYTPMPGVGVESPADNGYQGGFATALMLKDLRLASEAAETAGASIALGEHAREIYEELAKEHGHKDFSSIITTL, translated from the coding sequence ATGAAAATCGCATTCATCGGCCTCGGCAACATGGGCGGCGGCATGGCCGCCAATCTCGCAAAGGCGGGCCACGAGGTCCGCGCCTTCGACTTGTCGCAGGAGGCGCTCAAGACCGCCGAAGCCAACGGCTGCACCACCTTTTCATCGGCGCGCGACGCCGCCGAAGATTGCGAGGCGGTCGTCTCGATGCTTCCCAACGGCGCGATCGTGCGCGATCTCTATACCTCCGACATCATCGGGCAGGCGCCGAACGATGCAATTCTGCTCGACTGCTCGACCATCGACGTCGCTACGGCGAAGGATGTCGCCAACCGGGCGGCGGACGAAGGCTATGCGATGGTCGATGCGCCGGTTTCGGGCGGGATCGCCGCGGCCAACGGCGGCACGCTCACCTTCATGGTGGGGGGTACGGAGGAGGCGTTCAAACGCGCCGAGCCGATCCTGCAGGCGATGGGCAAGGCCGTGATCCACGCCGGCGATTCAGGCGCCGGCCAGACTGCCAAGATCTGCAACAACATGCTGCTCGCCATCTCCATGATCGGCACGGCGGAAGCGATGAAGATGGCCGAGAAACTCGGCCTCGACCCGCAGAAGTTCTACGAGATTTCCTCGCAGAGCTCGGGCTACTGCTGGTCACTCAACGCCTATACGCCGATGCCGGGCGTGGGCGTCGAGAGCCCTGCGGACAACGGCTACCAGGGCGGCTTCGCGACTGCGCTGATGCTCAAGGACTTGCGGCTCGCCTCCGAAGCCGCGGAAACCGCGGGCGCGAGCATCGCGCTGGGTGAGCACGCCCGCGAGATCTACGAGGAACTCGCGAAGGAACACGGGCACAAGGATTTTTCGTCGATCATCACGACGCTCTGA
- a CDS encoding lipopolysaccharide biosynthesis protein: protein MNRLFRNIGWLLGGRGVNAALSLVYLALATRTLGLEGFGHFALIVALGQTVTGLANFQTWQFVVRWGAGPDGPGEATGFAIALDLLSVALGSILAAGLVWSAQFWLPLPKDLLWMAFFYCLVMLISIRTTPTGLLRLRFQYGRATFAEAVLPIVRAIGAVLAALYMPTVLGFIITWAVAEMAVAAAMWAVAAQHERIDLSQISFRRIPRDHPGAWRFVWATNMTGSLSVGSKQVMILLVGAIGGEALAGAFRVASQLGQALVSLAQTISKAIYPELVHAQEGAQAIARRMANIALIGGALAVLAAIFFGRPAIALVAGPEFRSAYWPMIILAIAGAIELVGASLESLLVSAGRAGTAFIVRAIPTALAFALLGTAMGWMGLKGAAFTVMGSSALAVMGFWAAILSMQQIRIVVEPPEGEPPPILDEDRAA, encoded by the coding sequence ATGAACCGCCTGTTCCGCAACATCGGCTGGTTGCTGGGCGGGCGCGGCGTCAATGCTGCGCTCAGCCTCGTCTATCTCGCGCTCGCAACCAGGACCCTCGGGCTCGAAGGCTTCGGCCATTTCGCCCTGATCGTCGCGCTGGGACAGACGGTTACCGGCCTGGCCAATTTCCAGACCTGGCAATTCGTGGTGCGCTGGGGTGCGGGGCCCGACGGTCCGGGCGAGGCGACGGGGTTTGCCATCGCGCTCGATCTCCTGTCCGTTGCCCTCGGTTCGATCCTTGCCGCAGGTCTCGTGTGGTCGGCGCAATTCTGGCTGCCCTTGCCCAAGGACCTGCTGTGGATGGCGTTCTTCTATTGTCTGGTCATGCTGATCTCGATCAGGACGACGCCAACCGGGCTTTTGCGGCTGCGCTTCCAGTACGGGCGCGCGACCTTTGCCGAGGCGGTACTGCCGATCGTGCGCGCGATCGGAGCCGTCCTGGCCGCCCTCTACATGCCCACCGTCCTCGGCTTCATCATCACCTGGGCGGTGGCGGAAATGGCGGTCGCGGCCGCCATGTGGGCGGTCGCCGCCCAGCACGAGCGGATCGACTTGTCGCAGATCAGCTTCCGCCGGATCCCGCGCGATCATCCGGGCGCCTGGCGGTTCGTGTGGGCGACCAACATGACAGGCAGCCTGTCGGTCGGCAGCAAGCAGGTGATGATCCTGCTGGTCGGCGCGATCGGGGGCGAGGCCCTGGCGGGCGCGTTCCGCGTCGCGAGCCAGCTGGGGCAGGCGTTGGTCAGCCTCGCGCAGACGATCTCCAAGGCGATCTATCCCGAGCTGGTCCATGCACAGGAAGGCGCACAGGCGATCGCCAGGCGGATGGCGAACATCGCGCTGATCGGCGGCGCACTCGCGGTACTTGCCGCCATCTTCTTCGGCAGGCCCGCCATCGCTCTGGTCGCCGGGCCGGAATTCCGCAGCGCCTATTGGCCGATGATCATCCTCGCGATCGCCGGCGCGATCGAACTGGTCGGAGCAAGCCTGGAATCACTGTTGGTATCCGCCGGACGGGCGGGCACCGCCTTCATCGTGCGCGCCATCCCGACCGCGCTCGCCTTTGCCCTCCTCGGCACCGCGATGGGCTGGATGGGCCTGAAGGGCGCGGCATTCACCGTCATGGGGTCGAGCGCGCTGGCCGTGATGGGCTTCTGGGCCGCGATCCTCTCGATGCAGCAGATCCGCATCGTCGTGGAGCCGCCGGAGGGCGAACCGCCGCCGATCCTCGACGAGGACCGGGCGGCCTAG
- the gcvPB gene encoding aminomethyl-transferring glycine dehydrogenase subunit GcvPB, protein MNAPNQSGWKPEMGEAGTSGSGPATASGNRALQLEEPLIFELGTRANCGVDFGQEPGEVAPELGKHLRKEPLTLPGLTEPETVRHYTRLSRQNYAIDLGPFPLGSCTMKHNPRLNEKVARMPGFADIHPLQPMDTVQGAFEVIEQLSEWLCKLTGMSAVAMTPKAGAHGELCGILAIRAALEARGDAREVILCPESAHGTNPATAAFAGYRVEDIPATKEGRVDLEALKARLGPDVAGVMITNPNTCGLFERDMKAISEAVHAAGGLVYCDGANFNAIVGKVRPGDLGVDAMHINLHKTFSTPHGGGGPGSGPVVLSEALAPFAPTPFVRRDERGRMRLVEERAAKDLLPDSFGRMTAFHGQMGMFTRALTYMLSHGADGLRQVAEDSVLNANYILRSLEDVLDAPYGASGPCMHEALFSDRGLAEGFSTLDIAKGLIDEGYHPMTVYFPLVVHGAMLVEPTETESKQGLDRLIASLRAVAERAKAGDESLKSAPHYAPRRRLDETLAARKPVLTWEEPETPAGIPVASEIGGS, encoded by the coding sequence ATGAATGCCCCCAACCAGAGCGGCTGGAAGCCCGAGATGGGCGAGGCTGGCACTAGCGGCTCCGGCCCGGCGACCGCGAGCGGCAACCGTGCCTTGCAGCTGGAAGAACCGCTGATCTTCGAGCTCGGAACCCGCGCCAATTGCGGTGTCGATTTCGGGCAGGAGCCGGGCGAGGTCGCGCCCGAACTGGGCAAGCACCTGCGCAAGGAACCGCTGACCCTGCCCGGCCTGACCGAGCCGGAAACGGTGCGCCACTACACGCGGCTCAGCCGCCAGAATTATGCGATCGACCTGGGACCGTTCCCCCTCGGCAGCTGCACGATGAAGCACAATCCGCGCCTCAACGAAAAGGTCGCGCGGATGCCCGGTTTCGCCGACATCCACCCGCTCCAGCCGATGGACACGGTGCAGGGTGCCTTCGAGGTCATCGAGCAATTGTCGGAATGGCTGTGCAAGCTGACCGGCATGAGCGCGGTCGCGATGACGCCCAAGGCAGGTGCGCATGGCGAGCTGTGCGGTATCCTCGCGATCCGCGCGGCGCTCGAAGCGCGCGGGGATGCACGCGAGGTGATCCTGTGCCCCGAAAGCGCGCACGGGACCAATCCCGCCACCGCCGCTTTCGCCGGATACCGGGTGGAGGATATTCCCGCGACGAAGGAAGGTCGCGTCGATCTCGAAGCGCTCAAGGCAAGGCTTGGTCCGGATGTCGCCGGCGTGATGATCACCAATCCCAACACCTGCGGCCTGTTCGAGCGCGACATGAAAGCGATCAGCGAGGCGGTCCATGCCGCCGGTGGCCTCGTCTATTGCGACGGCGCGAACTTCAACGCGATCGTCGGCAAGGTGCGCCCCGGGGACCTCGGCGTCGACGCGATGCACATCAACCTGCACAAGACTTTCTCCACCCCGCACGGTGGTGGTGGACCGGGCTCGGGGCCGGTGGTGCTGTCCGAAGCGCTTGCACCTTTTGCGCCCACTCCCTTCGTCCGCCGCGACGAGAGGGGCCGGATGCGTCTGGTCGAGGAACGTGCGGCCAAGGACCTGCTGCCCGACAGTTTCGGGCGCATGACCGCCTTCCACGGGCAGATGGGCATGTTTACCCGGGCGCTGACCTACATGCTCAGCCACGGGGCCGACGGACTGCGCCAGGTCGCCGAGGACAGCGTGCTCAACGCAAATTACATTCTGCGCAGTCTTGAGGACGTGCTCGATGCGCCTTACGGCGCCAGCGGTCCCTGCATGCACGAGGCGCTGTTCAGCGACCGCGGGCTTGCCGAGGGCTTCTCGACGCTCGACATCGCCAAGGGGCTGATCGACGAGGGGTATCACCCGATGACGGTCTATTTTCCGCTGGTGGTGCATGGCGCAATGCTGGTCGAACCGACCGAGACGGAAAGCAAGCAGGGTCTCGACCGATTGATCGCGAGCCTGCGCGCCGTGGCGGAGCGGGCGAAGGCGGGCGACGAGAGCCTGAAGTCCGCGCCGCATTACGCGCCGCGCCGCAGGCTCGACGAAACGCTCGCTGCAAGAAAGCCCGTGCTGACCTGGGAAGAACCGGAAACGCCGGCTGGCATTCCGGTCGCGAGCGAGATCGGCGGGAGCTAG
- the gcvPA gene encoding aminomethyl-transferring glycine dehydrogenase subunit GcvPA: protein MRYLPLTDADRSAMLAAVGASDIDALFTDVPAEHLLDGPVEGLPMHASEMAVERHMARLAQKNTAAGDVPFFLGAGAYRHHIPASVDHLIQRGEFLTAYTPYQPEIAQGTLQMLFEFQTQVARLYGCAVANASMYDGSTACWEAIAMATRVKRRTRAVLSPGLHPHYVSTAKTMARFTGDEIVSGAPDLSGDCGEDALIAQIDEATACVVVQYPDILGRIPDLARVADAAHEKGALLIAVNTEPVALGLIESPGALGADIVVGEGQSIGVGLNFGGPYLGLFAVRDTKLVRQMPGRLCGETVDAEGKRGFVLTLSTREQHIRREKATSNICTNSGLCALAFSIHMSLLGGEGLGKLARINHSLARDAAAKLAALEGVELVNTGGFFNEFTLRLAGKDARDIALALAKRDILAGVSLGRLYPDVQALSDGLVVAVTETCTAEDIDALADALAEELR from the coding sequence ATGCGCTACCTGCCCCTGACCGATGCCGATCGTTCGGCGATGCTCGCCGCAGTCGGCGCGAGCGATATCGACGCGCTGTTCACCGATGTTCCGGCCGAGCATCTGCTCGACGGCCCGGTCGAAGGCCTGCCGATGCATGCCAGCGAAATGGCGGTCGAACGCCACATGGCGCGGCTCGCGCAGAAGAACACGGCGGCAGGCGACGTGCCGTTTTTCCTGGGGGCGGGCGCTTACCGCCACCACATTCCCGCCTCGGTCGATCACCTGATCCAGCGCGGCGAATTCCTGACCGCCTACACGCCCTACCAGCCGGAAATCGCGCAGGGCACGCTGCAGATGCTGTTCGAATTCCAGACCCAGGTCGCGCGCCTCTACGGTTGCGCGGTCGCGAATGCGTCGATGTACGATGGCTCGACCGCCTGCTGGGAAGCGATCGCCATGGCGACCCGCGTCAAACGCCGGACGCGCGCAGTGCTGTCGCCGGGCCTGCACCCGCATTACGTCTCGACTGCGAAGACCATGGCGCGCTTCACCGGCGATGAAATCGTCAGCGGTGCGCCGGACCTTTCGGGCGACTGCGGCGAGGACGCGCTGATCGCGCAGATCGACGAGGCGACCGCCTGCGTCGTGGTGCAATATCCCGACATCCTCGGACGCATTCCCGATCTTGCCCGGGTGGCGGACGCTGCCCACGAGAAGGGCGCGCTGCTGATCGCGGTCAATACCGAGCCGGTCGCGCTCGGCCTGATAGAGAGCCCGGGAGCACTCGGCGCGGACATCGTCGTCGGAGAAGGCCAGTCGATCGGCGTCGGCCTCAACTTCGGCGGTCCCTATCTTGGGCTGTTCGCAGTCCGCGATACCAAGCTGGTGCGCCAGATGCCCGGGCGGCTGTGCGGCGAGACGGTCGATGCCGAAGGCAAGCGCGGTTTCGTTCTGACGCTGTCCACCCGTGAGCAGCACATCCGGCGCGAGAAAGCGACGAGCAACATCTGCACCAACAGCGGGCTGTGTGCGCTGGCCTTCTCGATCCACATGAGCCTGCTCGGCGGCGAGGGATTGGGCAAACTCGCGCGGATAAACCACTCGCTGGCGCGCGACGCGGCGGCCAAGCTGGCTGCGCTCGAAGGTGTCGAGCTGGTAAATACCGGCGGCTTCTTCAACGAGTTCACCCTGCGGCTGGCGGGCAAGGATGCGCGCGACATCGCGCTGGCGCTGGCGAAGCGGGACATTCTCGCGGGCGTGTCGCTCGGGCGGCTCTATCCGGATGTCCAGGCCCTGTCGGACGGCCTGGTGGTCGCGGTGACCGAAACCTGCACGGCCGAGGACATCGATGCCCTTGCCGACGCTCTTGCGGAGGAACTGCGATGA
- the gcvH gene encoding glycine cleavage system protein GcvH has product MPRYFTDEHEWIEVDGDNATVGITDYAQEQLGDIVFVELPDVGAMLDKGGDAAVVESVKAASDVYSPISGEVIEANAALEDDPELVNTSPEEEGWFFKLAVSDKSELDGLMDAKAYKSFCDEL; this is encoded by the coding sequence ATGCCACGTTATTTCACCGATGAGCATGAATGGATCGAGGTCGATGGCGACAATGCCACCGTCGGCATCACCGATTATGCGCAGGAACAGCTGGGCGACATCGTCTTCGTCGAATTACCCGACGTCGGCGCGATGCTCGACAAGGGCGGCGACGCTGCCGTTGTCGAAAGCGTCAAGGCGGCAAGCGACGTCTATTCGCCGATCTCGGGCGAAGTGATCGAAGCCAATGCCGCGCTCGAGGACGATCCGGAACTGGTCAACACCTCGCCCGAGGAAGAAGGCTGGTTCTTCAAACTGGCCGTCTCCGACAAGTCGGAACTCGACGGGCTGATGGATGCAAAGGCCTACAAGAGCTTCTGCGACGAGCTTTGA
- the gcvT gene encoding glycine cleavage system aminomethyltransferase GcvT codes for MSDTETDTEIAEVQQLPLDAWHRRMGARMVPFAGYEMPIQYAKEAGGGIVAEHQWTREQAGLFDVSHMGQLMVTGEGAAEALEALLPGDISALKPGRVRYSLLLDEDGNILDDLMVTNATQWIDPVEDENGKVIEEGRWGEPAYYLVVNGATKWDDIAHLREHLPDEVTLTHMDDQALLALQGPNAATALGRAMRGVPDQINFMQSMTYDFGELPLRISRCGYTGEDGFEISVAAEQVELLAGRLCAEIEVRPAGLGARDSLRLEAGLPLYGHDITTETGPVEADLSFAISKKRREAGGFMGAERVLALLDRGTETRRVGLLFEGRLPAREGAEIFAGEVRVGTVTSGGFSPTLGVPVAMGYVDAAHCAEGTELEVVVRNKRLPAKVAALPFVPHRYHRGK; via the coding sequence TTGAGCGATACCGAAACCGATACCGAGATTGCCGAAGTGCAGCAGCTGCCGCTCGATGCGTGGCATCGGCGCATGGGCGCGCGCATGGTGCCCTTCGCCGGCTACGAGATGCCGATCCAGTATGCCAAGGAAGCGGGTGGCGGGATCGTCGCCGAGCACCAGTGGACGCGCGAACAGGCGGGCTTGTTCGACGTCAGCCACATGGGCCAGCTGATGGTGACGGGCGAGGGCGCGGCCGAGGCGCTCGAAGCGCTGCTGCCCGGCGACATCTCGGCGCTGAAGCCGGGCCGGGTACGCTATTCGCTGCTGCTCGACGAGGACGGCAACATCCTAGACGACCTGATGGTCACCAATGCGACCCAATGGATCGACCCGGTCGAGGACGAGAATGGCAAGGTGATTGAGGAAGGCCGCTGGGGCGAGCCGGCGTATTACCTGGTCGTCAACGGCGCGACCAAGTGGGATGATATCGCCCACCTGCGCGAACATCTCCCGGACGAGGTGACGCTTACACATATGGATGATCAGGCGCTGCTCGCGTTGCAGGGGCCGAACGCCGCGACCGCGCTGGGCCGGGCGATGCGCGGCGTACCCGACCAGATCAATTTCATGCAGTCGATGACCTATGACTTCGGCGAGCTGCCGCTGCGTATCTCGCGCTGCGGCTACACCGGCGAAGACGGCTTCGAGATCTCGGTAGCTGCCGAACAGGTCGAACTGCTCGCCGGGCGGCTGTGCGCGGAGATCGAGGTGCGCCCCGCCGGGCTCGGCGCTCGCGATAGCCTGCGGCTGGAAGCGGGCCTGCCGCTTTACGGCCACGACATCACGACCGAAACGGGCCCGGTCGAAGCGGATCTGAGTTTCGCGATCAGCAAGAAGCGCCGCGAGGCTGGCGGCTTCATGGGCGCCGAGCGCGTGCTGGCGCTTCTCGACAGAGGCACCGAGACGCGCCGGGTCGGGCTGCTGTTCGAAGGCAGGCTGCCCGCCCGCGAAGGCGCGGAAATCTTCGCCGGAGAGGTCCGGGTCGGCACGGTCACGAGCGGCGGCTTTTCGCCCACGCTCGGCGTGCCCGTGGCCATGGGCTACGTCGATGCCGCGCACTGTGCCGAGGGAACCGAACTCGAGGTCGTGGTTCGTAACAAGAGATTGCCCGCGAAGGTCGCCGCGCTGCCCTTCGTCCCCCATCGCTATCACAGAGGGAAATGA
- a CDS encoding sulfite exporter TauE/SafE family protein: MAAPEPRLSALAPGRLVMVGGCVIALAYAVMAALIPLDGALLARLWFLPAIGVVGAIIANTSGTGGGVVFVPVFNALREWGAMDLSPLQVVGVSMCIQSFGMTMGALRWTDRLYHQSAPAPLHALVRPRDFFTASALVLALSLPAMLVTQRAAQFDQQAVLMGYKAFSIALGLALITATWTVNAKRPEKSRLEAVDLAVLAALAIPGGILTALFSVGVGELVALYLFIRHYPVLLCTGAACLISSVSVLAGAVWHIEAGTVQWEVVLLAAPGAALGGFLARPIALWLGARRLKTLDGSWIVLSALYLLWLNAR, from the coding sequence TTGGCTGCGCCCGAACCTCGACTGAGCGCGCTGGCGCCGGGCCGGCTGGTCATGGTCGGCGGGTGCGTGATCGCGCTCGCCTATGCCGTGATGGCGGCGCTGATCCCGCTGGACGGCGCCCTGCTGGCGCGGCTGTGGTTCCTCCCGGCCATCGGCGTCGTCGGCGCGATCATCGCCAACACCTCGGGCACCGGGGGCGGGGTGGTCTTCGTGCCGGTGTTCAACGCCTTGCGCGAATGGGGCGCGATGGACCTGTCGCCACTGCAAGTGGTCGGCGTGTCGATGTGCATCCAGAGTTTCGGCATGACCATGGGGGCGCTCCGCTGGACCGATCGCCTGTATCACCAGTCCGCTCCCGCGCCGCTCCACGCACTCGTGCGGCCGCGCGATTTCTTCACCGCGAGTGCTCTCGTCCTCGCGCTGTCCCTGCCTGCTATGCTGGTGACGCAGCGCGCTGCCCAGTTCGACCAGCAGGCGGTGCTGATGGGCTACAAGGCCTTTTCCATCGCCCTCGGGCTGGCGCTCATTACCGCGACCTGGACGGTCAATGCCAAGCGCCCGGAGAAATCCCGGCTGGAGGCCGTCGACCTGGCGGTGCTGGCTGCACTGGCGATCCCCGGCGGTATCCTGACCGCGCTGTTCTCGGTCGGCGTTGGCGAACTCGTCGCGTTGTATCTCTTCATCCGGCATTACCCGGTGCTGCTGTGTACCGGTGCCGCCTGCCTCATTTCCAGCGTCAGCGTGCTCGCCGGGGCAGTCTGGCATATCGAGGCCGGGACGGTGCAGTGGGAAGTCGTGCTGCTCGCTGCGCCGGGCGCGGCACTGGGCGGCTTTCTTGCCCGCCCGATCGCGCTGTGGCTGGGTGCGCGGCGGCTGAAGACGCTCGATGGCAGCTGGATCGTCCTCTCTGCGCTCTATCTCCTGTGGCTTAACGCGCGGTGA